In Halorientalis sp. LT38, a genomic segment contains:
- a CDS encoding chemotaxis protein CheW has translation MTEDNERMERANRIREMREGRRTNDEGDDPDTSADGGEAEVKPPEAEAEEPAEADDPEAEDESGSPTIDETVDPTDDPEPADASGADESGAADTGDEPSGFEFEGTDEGESGASESEPDTGEREGDDEDETDAPAGGQSDGESDERTTPQSGVAESVSSADAAAAVDSLSNGGTFAIPDQATTVAKDDDQSMLNAEGTVAAARAAAAGRHAAHASDHTRVLEFELGEERFCLDIEYIEEIVELENMTRVPNSPSHVEGVVDLRGQVTAIINPKDALAVADEGRGNLIVVFDSEEMDEQGHLGWVVDEVRQVTPITDDEVNESPDEDDEHINGIINREDEDDFIVWTTPDLALNSSS, from the coding sequence ATGACCGAGGACAACGAACGGATGGAACGGGCGAACCGCATCCGCGAGATGCGGGAAGGGCGACGAACGAACGACGAGGGGGACGACCCCGACACCTCCGCCGACGGTGGCGAGGCCGAGGTGAAACCCCCCGAAGCGGAGGCGGAGGAGCCTGCGGAGGCTGACGACCCCGAGGCCGAAGACGAGTCGGGATCGCCGACCATCGACGAGACGGTCGACCCGACGGACGATCCGGAACCGGCCGACGCGAGCGGCGCCGACGAGTCCGGCGCAGCCGACACCGGGGACGAGCCGAGCGGGTTCGAATTCGAGGGGACCGACGAAGGGGAATCCGGCGCCAGCGAGTCGGAGCCCGACACCGGCGAGCGAGAGGGCGACGACGAGGACGAGACCGACGCGCCGGCCGGTGGGCAGTCGGACGGGGAGTCCGACGAACGGACGACGCCCCAGTCCGGCGTCGCCGAGTCGGTGTCGTCGGCGGACGCGGCTGCGGCCGTCGACTCGCTGTCTAACGGCGGTACGTTCGCTATCCCGGACCAGGCGACGACGGTCGCGAAGGACGACGACCAGTCGATGCTGAACGCGGAGGGGACGGTCGCCGCCGCGCGGGCGGCCGCCGCGGGCAGACACGCGGCCCACGCGAGCGATCACACGCGCGTCCTCGAGTTCGAACTCGGCGAGGAGCGGTTCTGTCTCGACATCGAGTACATCGAGGAGATCGTCGAACTGGAGAACATGACCCGCGTGCCGAACTCGCCGTCGCACGTCGAGGGGGTCGTCGACCTCCGCGGGCAGGTGACGGCGATCATCAACCCCAAGGACGCCCTCGCGGTCGCCGACGAGGGCCGGGGCAACCTCATCGTGGTCTTCGACTCGGAGGAGATGGACGAACAGGGCCACCTCGGCTGGGTCGTCGACGAGGTCCGGCAGGTGACGCCCATCACCGACGACGAGGTCAACGAGTCACCCGACGAGGACGACGAACACATCAACGGCATCATCAACCGCGAGGACGAGGACGACTTCATCGTCTGGACCACCCCCGACCTCGCGCTGAACTCCTCGTCCTGA